In Candidatus Yanofskybacteria bacterium, the following proteins share a genomic window:
- a CDS encoding 4Fe-4S dicluster domain-containing protein — translation MDRIVFIGLAVISLYLFCRTIYRRLFSRAHKSCGLPHDKIGKRLWRVILEVFLQYRVVKNRPLVGILHAAVMWGFIAFAWVSMEHLYLGVIGLKQAEPIDGLYPAFAAVWAFVVIIAIIGLSFRRFVLRPKPLGKISLTSAIVAFLILILMLTYLINWGILPVESSAWKMTWWIHTVSFFSMLVIIPRSKHLHLLLAPVAIFFRSEKTSAMRPLSENDNDDDLGMVNFSDLSLKDVLDINACVECGRCTQVCPANVSGGSLSPKKIILDLQKGLLQNGEVVAGTEETKSGKSWIADNDLFQCLSCGACESVCPTGIEHVSKILDLRRGLVSEGRVENDKITKLFTTMERSPGNPWGVSHDAREKLISAKQFPIFDGSQELLFWLGCGLSYDTHGQAVATAMKQVLDRTSISWGVLSKEYCCGEPARRAGNEYLYSQLAERLIGILEEKGVKKIISCCPHCTTILDKDYRQIASYAALDIRVTHHSEFIADMLPNLTLEQSPRKMSYHDPCYLARGLGITDSPRAILRACGISILEPKNHGQNTFCCGAGGAQLFIADDLKSKDRERINHKRFAEVKGTGASAIAVACPYCPIMLRDAANHSGCEMDILDIAEITAMHLKKEVK, via the coding sequence ATGGACAGGATTGTATTCATCGGTCTAGCCGTTATCAGCTTATATTTGTTCTGCAGGACTATTTACCGTCGTCTTTTCAGCAGGGCTCATAAATCCTGCGGACTGCCGCATGACAAAATAGGGAAACGGTTGTGGCGGGTAATATTGGAGGTTTTTCTCCAATATAGGGTTGTCAAAAACAGACCCCTGGTTGGTATACTTCACGCCGCGGTCATGTGGGGATTTATTGCTTTCGCGTGGGTAAGCATGGAACACCTTTATCTTGGCGTTATCGGCCTCAAGCAGGCTGAACCGATAGATGGTTTGTACCCCGCATTTGCGGCCGTATGGGCATTTGTAGTCATCATTGCCATAATTGGACTTTCTTTCCGGCGATTCGTTTTGAGACCCAAACCGTTGGGAAAAATTTCGCTAACTTCTGCCATCGTCGCGTTTTTAATCTTAATTCTTATGCTCACATACCTAATAAATTGGGGCATACTGCCTGTAGAAAGTTCCGCTTGGAAAATGACCTGGTGGATTCACACAGTCTCATTTTTCTCAATGCTTGTGATAATCCCAAGGTCAAAACATCTTCATCTATTATTAGCTCCGGTAGCGATATTTTTCCGTTCCGAAAAAACAAGTGCGATGCGGCCGCTATCCGAAAACGATAACGATGATGACTTGGGAATGGTAAATTTTTCAGACCTGTCTTTGAAAGACGTACTGGATATCAACGCTTGCGTAGAATGCGGGCGTTGCACCCAAGTTTGCCCGGCAAATGTTTCCGGAGGCTCTCTTAGCCCCAAAAAAATTATCCTGGACCTGCAAAAAGGATTATTACAGAATGGAGAAGTTGTTGCGGGCACAGAAGAAACAAAAAGCGGCAAAAGTTGGATAGCAGACAACGATCTTTTCCAATGTTTGTCATGCGGAGCATGCGAATCCGTCTGTCCGACTGGCATTGAACATGTAAGCAAAATTTTAGACTTGCGCCGAGGTCTTGTAAGCGAGGGACGTGTTGAAAATGATAAAATAACCAAGTTGTTCACGACAATGGAACGTTCACCAGGTAATCCATGGGGTGTCTCCCACGACGCGCGCGAAAAACTGATTTCGGCCAAGCAATTTCCTATTTTTGACGGCTCACAAGAATTACTATTTTGGTTGGGTTGCGGTTTGAGTTATGACACTCACGGACAAGCAGTAGCTACAGCCATGAAACAGGTCTTGGACAGGACTAGCATTTCTTGGGGGGTATTGTCAAAAGAATATTGCTGCGGAGAACCGGCTCGAAGAGCCGGTAACGAATACCTTTATTCACAGCTAGCCGAACGACTCATAGGAATACTTGAAGAAAAAGGCGTAAAAAAAATCATATCTTGCTGTCCTCACTGCACGACAATATTGGATAAAGACTATAGGCAAATTGCGTCTTACGCGGCTTTAGATATCCGGGTAACACATCATTCTGAATTTATTGCGGACATGCTGCCAAATCTTACTCTGGAACAATCACCACGGAAAATGAGTTATCATGACCCGTGTTATCTGGCCAGAGGACTTGGCATAACGGATTCACCGCGCGCCATACTTCGCGCTTGCGGCATCTCAATACTCGAACCAAAAAATCACGGTCAAAATACTTTTTGCTGCGGAGCCGGCGGTGCGCAACTTTTTATCGCTGACGACCTCAAGAGTAAGGATCGTGAAAGAATAAACCACAAACGTTTCGCTGAAGTAAAAGGGACAGGAGCATCCGCCATCGCGGTTGCCTGCCCTTATTGCCCGATTATGCTTCGCGATGCCGCTAATCATAGCGGATGCGAAATGGATATATTAGACATCGCTGAAATTACAGCTATGCACTTAAAAAAGGAGGTGAAATAG
- a CDS encoding vitamin K epoxide reductase family protein yields MSKLSKWILAGFIIFSLVGFLDAAYLTIQHYNNGILPCYVFTGCDKVISSSYAVIAGVPISLLGAIYYLVILVIAILYLDTRNKKVLRILVHLPIAGFLATLWLLFLQLFIIKAICFYCVISAITSTLLFVLALWFMKIWRDLKVN; encoded by the coding sequence ATGTCCAAATTATCCAAATGGATTTTAGCAGGTTTTATCATTTTTAGTTTGGTTGGTTTTCTTGATGCGGCATATCTTACAATACAGCATTACAATAACGGCATCTTGCCGTGTTATGTTTTTACCGGTTGCGACAAGGTAATCTCAAGCAGTTACGCAGTTATTGCAGGAGTTCCAATTTCTCTTTTGGGAGCTATTTACTACCTTGTAATTCTCGTTATCGCGATTTTATATCTTGATACCAGGAATAAAAAAGTTTTGCGCATATTGGTCCACTTACCAATTGCCGGTTTTTTAGCTACTCTTTGGCTCTTGTTTCTTCAGCTTTTTATCATCAAGGCAATCTGTTTTTATTGCGTTATTTCCGCGATCACCTCAACCCTGCTTTTTGTTTTGGCGCTTTGGTTCATGAAAATTTGGCGGGACTTAAAAGTAAACTAA